The following are from one region of the Carnobacterium gallinarum DSM 4847 genome:
- a CDS encoding GDSL-type esterase/lipase family protein: MFERIKVLILSFVFMLFLVGGGHLVQAGDTVNPSEYVPAVNLITTEGEAVDLPKKVNVSDANYNLSLENVTWESMDSVIFNQAGTYEVNGITASQKKATTYITVYSKEQTINISAIGDSITYGMNVENVGINSYPKQLNYRLGNQYNVVNFGNSGKTLLETGDDPYIRTGEYTRSLVSNPNVVVIQLGTNDSKYFNFAKIDNYIEDYLKLVKNYQNLPTKPIIYISLPPKAFSSAYSISQQNIEQILPKIVEVSQKADLPVSIIDNQSATLEASSLIPDGVHPNAKGAALIANNVYHTLKGEPRELTGKTAVTEYGRTYGAINSQEITGGKNLYLSGMAHNSWVSYENVNLDANLGAIQLFAAVPYAETKVTVRLDSATGPIIGEQMLTQTANNSTWNFHTIPVEKATGNHTVYFTFTNEKVTDMNYELVRLSGIDFNYDPEKPVEAASAAELEALLASGLTNIKLIGNITLTKNLFLNADTRIDLNGFLLNADNYYLTKNESINMRTNLTIFNGSVTGRNSYGAIFINDSENLNYGMTIEISDVNFNGVLFIRNNVKDADVTFDGHNEVRTTTGSNVYARNITIKAGAYYYGSTEGGGSSNESGSTVFTLGTSQTDKLLTIEHDAKVELYPGNSGTGYGQNAVYGFSKISVGENATFIAKGERPMLRTEYTVTNAQVIGQAGSTVDLQTNDAVEGISFSYGIDYTFNQMKYLNLESKQINKYSFMYAYRTSSIQIIGNDSVMSVWNKNQNSSVTEPNASWIFNNFTLSNFTNSNNMGTVSSDSDVLKNQFATINNYNRILVESANPSK; this comes from the coding sequence ATGTTTGAAAGAATTAAAGTATTAATACTGTCATTTGTTTTTATGTTGTTTTTAGTTGGAGGAGGACACCTAGTTCAGGCTGGAGATACAGTTAATCCATCAGAATATGTACCAGCAGTGAATCTGATAACAACAGAGGGAGAAGCTGTTGATTTACCAAAAAAGGTGAATGTCTCAGATGCCAATTATAATCTAAGTTTAGAAAATGTTACTTGGGAATCAATGGATTCTGTTATTTTTAATCAAGCAGGAACATATGAGGTTAACGGGATAACTGCGAGCCAAAAGAAAGCAACTACTTATATAACGGTCTATTCTAAAGAACAAACAATTAATATATCCGCAATTGGTGATAGTATTACGTATGGCATGAACGTTGAAAATGTTGGGATTAATTCTTATCCAAAACAGTTGAATTACCGTTTAGGCAATCAATACAATGTAGTTAATTTTGGGAATTCTGGCAAAACTTTATTGGAGACCGGAGATGATCCATATATTCGTACAGGAGAATATACTCGTAGTTTAGTTTCTAATCCTAATGTTGTTGTGATTCAATTAGGTACAAACGATAGTAAATATTTCAATTTTGCCAAAATTGATAACTATATAGAAGATTACCTGAAGTTAGTGAAGAACTATCAAAATTTACCAACTAAGCCAATTATTTATATTTCTTTACCACCGAAAGCATTTAGTAGTGCATATAGTATTAGTCAGCAAAATATAGAACAAATTTTACCTAAAATTGTTGAAGTTTCACAAAAAGCGGATCTACCTGTATCGATTATTGACAATCAAAGCGCAACATTAGAAGCATCTAGCTTAATTCCTGATGGCGTACATCCGAATGCTAAAGGTGCAGCATTAATTGCAAATAATGTTTACCATACACTTAAAGGTGAACCGAGAGAATTGACTGGAAAAACGGCTGTAACAGAATACGGAAGAACGTATGGTGCTATTAATAGTCAAGAAATAACTGGTGGGAAAAATCTTTATCTTTCTGGAATGGCGCATAACAGTTGGGTATCATATGAAAATGTGAATTTAGATGCTAATCTTGGAGCAATCCAACTTTTTGCAGCAGTCCCATATGCTGAAACAAAAGTTACAGTTCGTTTAGATAGTGCAACTGGTCCGATTATCGGTGAACAGATGCTAACTCAAACAGCCAATAATTCAACTTGGAATTTCCATACAATTCCTGTTGAAAAAGCAACAGGAAATCATACCGTTTACTTTACATTTACGAATGAAAAAGTAACAGATATGAATTATGAATTAGTTCGTTTAAGTGGAATTGATTTTAATTATGATCCGGAAAAACCAGTTGAAGCTGCATCAGCTGCAGAATTGGAAGCATTATTGGCATCAGGTTTGACGAATATTAAATTAATTGGGAATATTACATTAACTAAAAATTTGTTTCTTAATGCAGATACACGTATTGATTTAAATGGCTTTCTATTAAATGCAGATAATTACTACCTAACTAAAAATGAAAGTATCAATATGCGCACGAATTTGACTATTTTCAATGGCTCAGTCACTGGTAGAAATAGCTATGGGGCAATTTTTATTAATGATTCAGAAAACCTGAATTATGGGATGACTATTGAGATTAGCGATGTGAATTTTAATGGTGTTTTATTTATTCGGAATAATGTAAAAGATGCAGATGTAACATTTGATGGTCATAATGAAGTCAGAACAACGACTGGAAGCAATGTTTATGCTAGAAATATCACAATTAAAGCGGGTGCATATTACTATGGATCAACGGAGGGCGGCGGTTCATCTAATGAAAGTGGTTCAACCGTTTTCACTCTAGGAACTTCACAAACAGATAAACTTTTAACAATTGAACATGATGCAAAAGTTGAGCTTTATCCTGGCAATAGTGGGACTGGTTATGGTCAAAATGCAGTTTATGGTTTCTCTAAAATTAGTGTTGGTGAGAATGCAACATTCATTGCTAAAGGCGAGCGTCCAATGCTACGTACGGAATATACTGTGACAAATGCTCAAGTAATAGGGCAAGCAGGTTCAACAGTAGACTTACAAACAAACGATGCTGTGGAAGGAATTTCTTTCTCTTATGGAATTGACTACACTTTTAATCAGATGAAATACTTGAATTTAGAAAGCAAACAGATAAATAAATATTCATTTATGTATGCCTATAGAACGAGTTCAATCCAAATAATTGGGAATGACAGTGTCATGTCTGTTTGGAATAAAAATCAAAATAGTAGTGTAACAGAGCCTAACGCAAGCTGGATATTTAATAATTTTACGTTATCGAACTTTACCAATAGTAACAATATGGGAACCGTCTCATCGGATTCAGACGTATTAAAGAATCAATTTGCTACAATTAATAATTATAACCGTATTTTAGTAGAATCTGCTAATCCTTCAAAATAA
- a CDS encoding DNA-3-methyladenine glycosylase family protein gives MEETTLIQIHLPQEFDYQINLSYLMSETNECLYRIENQTIRRIIPTSTGPVLVAIAYHEAHLLQVTSLNPEKTLKNPTEIIDYLQQWFDLKTNLAPFYTLAKQDTLLQEPTERFYGLRLIGIPDLFEALAWGIIGQQINLTFAYTLKQRFIQQYGTSLNFGGQLYWAFPTAEKIAKLLPSDLASLQLSSRKSDYLIGVANLIASGELSKEKLLSLADFQSCERNLIKIRGIGPWTANYVLMRCLRFPNAFPVDDIGLINAIKFSLNLPDKPTKTTILHYAKAWTNWEAYATFYLWRLLY, from the coding sequence ATGGAAGAAACCACATTAATTCAGATTCATTTGCCTCAAGAGTTTGATTATCAGATCAATTTATCCTACTTAATGAGTGAAACAAATGAATGCTTATATCGTATTGAGAATCAAACTATTCGTAGAATAATTCCTACAAGTACAGGACCTGTCTTAGTAGCTATCGCTTATCATGAAGCCCATTTATTACAAGTCACTTCATTGAATCCAGAGAAGACACTAAAAAATCCTACAGAAATTATTGACTATCTGCAACAGTGGTTTGATTTAAAAACTAATTTAGCTCCCTTTTACACTCTGGCAAAACAGGACACTTTGCTTCAAGAACCTACTGAGAGATTTTATGGGTTACGATTGATTGGTATTCCTGATTTATTTGAAGCCTTGGCTTGGGGTATAATTGGACAGCAAATTAATTTAACCTTTGCGTACACATTAAAACAACGATTTATTCAACAATATGGGACTTCGTTAAACTTTGGTGGGCAACTCTATTGGGCCTTTCCAACTGCTGAAAAAATTGCAAAATTGCTCCCTTCTGACTTGGCTTCATTACAGCTATCTAGTCGAAAAAGTGACTATCTAATTGGTGTTGCAAATCTGATTGCTTCAGGAGAATTATCAAAAGAAAAACTTTTAAGTCTTGCTGATTTCCAATCCTGTGAAAGAAATTTGATTAAGATTCGTGGCATTGGACCTTGGACTGCTAATTATGTTTTAATGCGGTGTCTGCGTTTCCCAAATGCCTTTCCAGTTGATGATATCGGCCTTATAAATGCGATTAAATTTAGTCTAAATTTGCCTGATAAGCCTACTAAAACAACTATTCTTCATTACGCTAAAGCTTGGACAAATTGGGAAGCCTACGCAACATTTTATCTCTGGCGTTTGCTTTATTAA
- a CDS encoding bifunctional transcriptional activator/DNA repair enzyme AdaA: protein MGNNLTDEQWQGVITNNATYDGQFFYGVRTTKIFCRPSCKSRAPKRENVELFHSKEEALAAGFRACKRCKSGGEKVPDDEWTFQIKAYLENNYNQSITLEKIAEECHGSQYHLHRVFKRQTGTTPLEYLHHIRIQQAQYLLKESTVSISKIAEQVGIPNSGQFATLFKKVVGETPNHYRQRVIREESGL, encoded by the coding sequence GTGGGAAATAATTTGACGGATGAACAATGGCAAGGTGTCATTACTAATAATGCAACATACGATGGTCAATTTTTTTATGGCGTCCGAACTACTAAAATATTTTGTCGTCCTTCCTGTAAATCTAGAGCTCCAAAACGTGAAAATGTTGAGTTGTTTCACTCAAAAGAGGAAGCACTTGCGGCAGGATTTAGAGCATGTAAAAGATGCAAATCTGGCGGAGAAAAAGTTCCAGATGATGAATGGACCTTTCAGATTAAGGCGTATTTAGAAAACAATTATAACCAGTCAATCACCTTAGAAAAAATTGCGGAAGAATGTCATGGAAGTCAGTATCATCTACATCGAGTATTTAAGCGACAAACAGGAACCACACCGTTGGAGTATTTGCATCACATTAGAATTCAACAAGCACAATATTTATTGAAGGAAAGTACGGTTTCCATTTCAAAAATTGCAGAACAGGTAGGAATTCCCAATAGTGGACAATTTGCTACATTATTTAAAAAAGTCGTTGGCGAAACACCGAACCACTATCGCCAACGCGTAATTAGAGAGGAGTCAGGTCTATGA
- a CDS encoding methylated-DNA--[protein]-cysteine S-methyltransferase, whose translation MKQENQIYWEQLTLPKWQLIVAATDTGICFIGSNYGEITELENWIARKRPASDLIREASKLTLYFEMLANYLQGEQQSVDLPLDVQGTVFQEEVWRALTEIPYGQTVTYSEIAIKIERPDAVRAVGTAIGANPVLILIPCHRVLGKNRKLTGYRGGLAMKKDLLGLEKGS comes from the coding sequence ATGAAGCAAGAGAATCAGATTTATTGGGAGCAGCTAACTTTGCCAAAATGGCAATTGATTGTGGCGGCAACAGACACAGGTATTTGTTTTATTGGTAGCAACTATGGCGAAATTACAGAACTGGAAAATTGGATAGCACGAAAACGACCCGCTAGCGATTTGATTAGAGAGGCTAGCAAATTAACGCTTTATTTTGAAATGTTAGCCAACTATTTACAGGGAGAACAACAATCCGTTGATTTACCGTTAGATGTTCAAGGAACAGTTTTTCAAGAAGAGGTTTGGCGTGCGTTGACTGAAATTCCATATGGGCAAACGGTAACCTATTCAGAAATTGCTATAAAGATTGAGCGACCAGACGCTGTTCGAGCTGTTGGTACGGCTATCGGAGCCAATCCCGTTTTGATCTTAATTCCCTGTCATCGTGTATTAGGAAAAAATCGAAAGCTCACAGGCTATCGGGGTGGATTAGCGATGAAAAAAGACTTGTTAGGCTTAGAGAAAGGCAGTTAA
- a CDS encoding peptidase U32 family protein has product MIELIATAESMNQAKALIEAGVNTIYLGEDFYGLRLPGSFTLEDIKEITEYAHQEGAAICVAVNAILHNDRIDFVGPYLQELAQIGVDRVAIGDPGAIHVLKSLELDLPYVYDAQIMVTSAKQVNFWVKRGAAGAVLARELPYDELKIMAPKVEVPMEILVYGATCIHQSKRLLVENYFNFIEKPEDTSKERGLFISEPKKTETHYSIYEDLNGTHIFATNDLNLLPELEKLQELGLTQWKLDGIFTAGENFVEIAKIFIAAKEALLAGTWSPELMEQFTQQVIDLHPANRELDEGFFVMDPDDVK; this is encoded by the coding sequence ATGATTGAACTGATTGCAACAGCTGAATCAATGAACCAAGCAAAGGCTTTAATTGAAGCAGGAGTGAATACGATTTATCTAGGTGAGGATTTTTATGGATTGCGTTTGCCGGGATCCTTTACGCTAGAAGATATTAAGGAAATAACCGAGTATGCCCATCAAGAAGGCGCAGCGATTTGTGTAGCGGTCAATGCGATTTTACACAATGACCGGATTGATTTTGTTGGTCCTTATTTACAAGAATTGGCGCAGATTGGTGTGGATCGAGTGGCTATTGGGGATCCCGGAGCGATTCATGTATTGAAGTCGTTAGAATTGGATTTACCGTATGTCTATGATGCTCAAATCATGGTAACTAGTGCCAAGCAAGTGAATTTTTGGGTGAAGCGTGGTGCAGCAGGAGCTGTTTTAGCGCGTGAATTGCCTTATGATGAATTAAAAATTATGGCACCAAAAGTCGAAGTACCGATGGAGATTTTAGTTTATGGAGCCACTTGTATCCATCAATCAAAACGTCTACTTGTTGAAAATTATTTTAACTTTATTGAAAAACCAGAAGACACATCTAAAGAGCGAGGTCTGTTTATTTCTGAACCGAAAAAAACAGAGACACATTATTCGATTTATGAAGATTTAAATGGCACACATATCTTTGCTACGAATGACTTAAACTTATTGCCAGAGTTAGAAAAGTTGCAAGAACTTGGCTTAACTCAATGGAAATTAGATGGGATTTTTACAGCAGGTGAGAATTTTGTAGAGATTGCCAAGATTTTTATAGCAGCAAAAGAAGCGTTGTTAGCAGGAACATGGTCGCCAGAGTTGATGGAGCAATTCACTCAACAAGTAATTGACTTACACCCGGCTAATCGTGAATTAGATGAAGGATTTTTTGTCATGGATCCAGATGATGTTAAATAA
- a CDS encoding peptidase U32 family protein, producing MRTILKKPEVLAPAGTLEKLKTAIHYGADAVYIGGDAYGLRSRAGNFSFDEMREGVAFAKKYDAKVYVAANMVTHEGNEIGAGEFFRTLRDLGISAVIVSDPALIETCAMEAPGLPIHLSTQASATNYQTLEFWRNEGLERVVLAREVGMDEVKEIREKTEVEIEAFIHGAMCISYSGRCVLSNHMSQRDANRGGCSQSCRWKYDLFDMPISGERESLVGGQPLEEFSMSAVDMSMIHHIPELVENGVDSLKIEGRMKSIHYVSTVSNVYRQAIDTYCADPDNYVFRQEWEDELWKVAQRELSTGFYYGVPTEDEQLFGKRRKIPAYGFIGQVLEYDPETQIATIQQRNNFGVGDDVEFYGPGFTHSHQVIDVLWNEDDEPIDRAPNAMMTVKTKVTTPVKRYDMIRKLR from the coding sequence ATGAGAACAATACTAAAAAAACCAGAAGTTTTAGCACCCGCTGGAACGTTAGAAAAATTAAAAACGGCTATCCATTATGGAGCCGATGCAGTTTATATTGGTGGAGATGCCTATGGCTTAAGAAGTCGCGCTGGTAATTTCAGCTTTGATGAGATGCGTGAAGGTGTCGCCTTTGCTAAAAAATACGATGCTAAAGTGTACGTTGCGGCAAATATGGTGACCCATGAAGGAAATGAAATTGGAGCTGGTGAATTCTTTAGAACCTTACGTGATCTAGGAATTAGTGCGGTAATCGTATCAGATCCAGCTTTGATTGAAACTTGTGCGATGGAAGCACCAGGTTTACCCATTCATTTATCAACCCAAGCTTCAGCAACAAACTATCAAACGTTGGAATTTTGGCGTAATGAAGGTTTAGAACGAGTTGTGTTAGCTCGTGAAGTTGGCATGGATGAAGTGAAAGAAATTCGTGAAAAGACTGAAGTTGAGATTGAAGCCTTTATTCATGGAGCGATGTGTATTTCTTATTCAGGACGTTGTGTGTTATCCAATCATATGTCTCAAAGAGATGCCAATCGTGGTGGTTGTTCGCAATCTTGTCGTTGGAAGTATGATTTATTCGATATGCCAATTTCAGGTGAGCGTGAATCCTTGGTTGGCGGACAACCGTTGGAAGAATTTTCAATGAGCGCAGTAGATATGTCCATGATTCACCACATCCCTGAATTAGTTGAGAACGGTGTTGATAGCTTGAAGATTGAAGGACGAATGAAATCAATTCATTACGTTTCTACAGTGTCAAATGTATATCGTCAAGCAATTGATACGTATTGCGCGGATCCTGATAATTATGTCTTTAGACAAGAGTGGGAAGATGAGCTATGGAAAGTGGCGCAACGTGAGCTTTCTACTGGGTTTTATTATGGTGTCCCAACGGAAGATGAACAATTATTCGGCAAACGTCGCAAGATTCCGGCATATGGTTTTATTGGTCAGGTTTTAGAGTACGATCCAGAAACTCAGATTGCTACTATCCAACAACGCAATAACTTTGGTGTTGGCGACGATGTTGAGTTCTACGGTCCCGGGTTTACTCATTCTCACCAAGTCATTGATGTCTTATGGAATGAAGACGATGAACCTATCGATCGCGCGCCTAATGCCATGATGACAGTCAAAACAAAAGTAACTACACCGGTTAAACGTTACGATATGATTCGTAAATTACGTTAA
- a CDS encoding AzlC family ABC transporter permease, translating to MLKKNHAIWQETLKVALPLCLSYIPVGLACGVLLQKVGFNGFYTALISFFVFSGGAQFLAAAMLVDATPIASIILMTLFLELRYILLSSSLSTFIKKEKKGFISIFTRTINDENYAVNYLKFSTDKNWTSRKALMVNRYSLASWLLSNVAGTMLGSVIPLETHIVDFALTAMFIYMFTMQLQNKLIIFVGLFSGVLSVVTMLLFQSTIGLILATVIASLTGYFIEKKIKLTKLPEKPMLRDSKPFETEVPTTHE from the coding sequence ATGTTAAAGAAGAATCATGCAATCTGGCAGGAAACGCTAAAAGTAGCGTTGCCCCTTTGCTTAAGCTATATCCCAGTTGGACTGGCTTGCGGTGTACTGCTACAAAAAGTCGGATTTAATGGCTTTTATACTGCACTTATCTCGTTTTTTGTCTTTTCTGGCGGAGCCCAGTTTTTAGCGGCCGCTATGTTAGTTGATGCAACGCCGATTGCCTCGATTATCTTAATGACCTTGTTTTTAGAATTACGCTATATCTTATTGAGTTCGAGTTTATCGACCTTTATAAAAAAAGAGAAAAAGGGCTTTATTTCCATTTTTACTCGAACGATTAATGATGAAAATTATGCTGTCAATTACTTAAAATTTTCAACTGATAAAAATTGGACTAGTCGTAAAGCATTAATGGTGAATCGTTATTCTTTAGCCTCATGGTTGCTGAGTAATGTTGCTGGAACGATGCTAGGTTCAGTGATTCCTTTAGAAACACATATAGTTGATTTTGCTTTAACGGCAATGTTTATTTATATGTTTACCATGCAGTTACAAAATAAACTGATTATCTTTGTTGGACTATTTTCAGGTGTACTATCAGTCGTAACGATGTTGCTTTTTCAAAGCACAATTGGTTTAATCTTAGCTACAGTGATTGCTTCCCTAACTGGTTATTTTATTGAGAAAAAAATAAAGTTAACCAAACTTCCTGAAAAGCCGATGTTACGGGATAGTAAGCCTTTTGAAACGGAGGTTCCCACTACTCATGAATAA
- a CDS encoding AzlD domain-containing protein gives MNNQFLLLILGMSAVSYLPRVVPMMYFSKREIPQWFQDWMKYVPAALFAALFFKDVFIVEHQLSLLANMKIIAAVIVMGVAYKTKSMGLSVIAGLGSIILLSFVF, from the coding sequence ATGAATAATCAATTTTTACTTTTAATTCTAGGCATGTCAGCTGTGTCCTATTTACCACGAGTGGTGCCAATGATGTATTTTTCTAAACGTGAGATTCCTCAATGGTTTCAAGATTGGATGAAATATGTACCAGCAGCTTTATTTGCAGCTTTATTTTTTAAAGATGTTTTTATTGTCGAACATCAGCTGAGCTTGTTAGCGAATATGAAAATTATTGCTGCGGTTATTGTTATGGGCGTAGCGTATAAAACTAAATCAATGGGCCTTTCTGTAATTGCGGGATTGGGTTCGATTATCTTATTGTCATTTGTTTTTTAA
- a CDS encoding Na/Pi cotransporter family protein: MSYQEILFPFLGGLGIFLFGMKYMGDGLQKSAGDSLKEILNTFTSTPLRAVLAGLIVTAIIQSSSGTTVLTVGLVSVGFMSLRQAIGVIMGANVGTTVTAFIIGFNLGNYALPIIGIGSILLFFSKREKVNNIGQILFGFGCLFYGLKLMGAGMAPLSQLPQFSKLMIEVSHFPILGVGIGTLLTMVLQSSSATIGILQQLYSQGSLAMGAVLPILFGDNIGTTITAVIASLGASVAAKRTAASHVVFNLVGAIIFTLLLTPFTAVVVSIANLFQLNPAMQIAVAHGLFNVSNLLIQFWFIDKIELLVRKIVPGKDKSIEFKASNLNEAIIQSSPVLALSQAKIELLQMGEYVMGAFESTKAYYEKQDDMDMENANQYENAINDMDNRLTEYLVKLSATELTISESHEQTMMLELTKDLERIGDHCRNITQNINEAIKLEKKQKAKDKKEGKISHRDTVILYDEDLVDLFEKVLKNIRDSLIAFENDDQEMAAYMLEREEQIDQMVKLLRKKYISIMNSGKGRAADGVLFIDTASNLERMSDRTIHIAKYVLGERYGTETISIEQSVNPIIQQ, from the coding sequence GTGTCTTATCAAGAAATCTTATTTCCATTTTTAGGCGGTTTAGGAATTTTTTTATTTGGAATGAAATATATGGGGGATGGCCTACAGAAGTCAGCAGGAGATTCTTTAAAAGAAATTCTAAATACCTTCACATCCACGCCACTAAGAGCCGTTTTAGCTGGTTTGATTGTAACCGCTATTATTCAAAGCAGTTCGGGGACAACCGTCTTAACCGTTGGATTAGTTAGTGTTGGGTTTATGTCGTTGCGCCAGGCAATCGGCGTTATTATGGGAGCAAATGTTGGAACAACGGTGACCGCGTTTATTATTGGATTTAATCTAGGTAATTATGCTTTGCCTATTATTGGAATCGGTTCGATTTTACTTTTCTTTTCAAAAAGAGAGAAGGTAAACAATATTGGTCAGATTCTATTTGGTTTTGGTTGCTTATTCTATGGATTGAAGCTAATGGGAGCTGGAATGGCACCACTAAGTCAGTTGCCACAATTCTCAAAATTAATGATTGAGGTTTCTCATTTTCCAATTTTAGGTGTAGGAATTGGGACACTATTGACTATGGTTTTGCAGAGTTCCAGTGCGACTATTGGGATTTTACAGCAATTATATAGCCAAGGAAGTTTAGCGATGGGTGCGGTGTTGCCGATTTTATTTGGAGATAATATTGGAACGACGATTACAGCGGTTATTGCATCGCTAGGGGCTAGTGTTGCGGCTAAACGTACGGCTGCCTCACATGTTGTTTTCAATCTAGTTGGTGCAATTATTTTCACATTATTATTAACACCTTTTACTGCGGTTGTGGTAAGTATTGCCAATTTATTTCAGTTAAATCCAGCAATGCAAATCGCGGTAGCCCACGGTTTATTTAACGTTTCAAACTTACTCATTCAATTCTGGTTCATTGATAAAATCGAATTATTGGTGAGAAAAATTGTACCAGGAAAAGATAAAAGTATTGAATTTAAAGCGTCTAATTTAAATGAAGCAATTATTCAAAGTTCACCTGTTTTAGCCTTAAGCCAAGCTAAGATTGAGTTGTTGCAAATGGGTGAGTATGTCATGGGGGCATTTGAATCAACGAAGGCCTATTATGAAAAACAAGATGACATGGATATGGAAAATGCCAATCAATACGAGAATGCTATTAATGATATGGATAATCGTTTAACAGAATATCTTGTTAAACTATCCGCGACGGAATTAACGATTTCAGAAAGTCATGAACAGACCATGATGCTAGAGTTAACAAAAGATTTAGAACGGATTGGCGATCATTGTCGAAATATTACACAAAATATTAACGAAGCCATCAAGCTTGAGAAGAAACAAAAGGCAAAAGATAAAAAAGAAGGAAAAATTTCTCATCGTGATACTGTAATTCTATATGATGAAGATTTGGTCGATTTATTTGAAAAAGTTTTAAAAAATATTCGAGATTCCTTAATTGCTTTTGAAAATGATGATCAAGAAATGGCTGCATATATGTTGGAGCGCGAAGAACAGATTGATCAGATGGTAAAACTGCTTAGGAAGAAATATATTTCAATTATGAATAGTGGGAAAGGTCGAGCAGCTGACGGTGTTTTATTTATCGATACGGCTTCCAATCTAGAAAGAATGAGTGACCGCACAATTCATATTGCTAAGTATGTTCTAGGTGAACGCTATGGAACAGAGACTATCTCAATAGAACAGTCGGTAAATCCGATTATTCAGCAATAA
- a CDS encoding GNAT family N-acetyltransferase, which translates to MQLKKARTQEDAELLHTLAREIWEEHYTSIIGAEQVEYMLTNLQSSEKIYQDLQNGLDYFLIDLNGKWAGYTGFQLFPDYLFLSKLYIRSSFRQHGLGKAVFAKVQKAARENQVATIQLTVNKYNAKSIAAYERMGFKTIKEQVADIGGGYIMDDYVMEFKL; encoded by the coding sequence ATGCAACTAAAAAAAGCACGGACTCAAGAAGATGCTGAGCTGCTTCATACATTAGCTAGAGAAATCTGGGAAGAACACTACACGTCAATTATTGGTGCTGAACAAGTGGAATATATGCTGACTAATTTACAATCGTCTGAAAAAATCTATCAAGATTTACAAAACGGACTGGATTATTTCTTGATTGATCTTAATGGAAAATGGGCGGGTTATACAGGTTTTCAACTATTCCCTGATTATTTATTTTTAAGCAAGCTCTATATTCGTTCTAGCTTCAGACAACACGGATTAGGGAAAGCTGTTTTCGCTAAAGTCCAAAAAGCAGCAAGAGAAAATCAAGTAGCTACTATTCAGCTAACGGTTAATAAATATAATGCCAAATCAATTGCAGCCTATGAGCGAATGGGCTTTAAAACCATCAAAGAACAAGTTGCGGATATTGGTGGCGGCTATATTATGGACGATTATGTTATGGAATTTAAACTTTAA